A stretch of Campylobacter showae DNA encodes these proteins:
- a CDS encoding DKNYY domain-containing protein, whose amino-acid sequence MKKANNLSKFDKKALKLLFAVLFVPLFVSLVFIYELSVYDRSRELPADAQKIGGYYNIGGKIYLRSWNLAPYELEGGADAASFRALDTGRYSYTNVGMDASSVFCGARKMSGLDPARTQKIGSRYYSDGRVSYFCSDVTQRTGGAISYIYKVFFHAFGLSKWPQEYNYPYARLDTSAPISPLTESPYVATDGERVFYEGKILAGADAKNLKQIRRKIIYEDGPELPAHFRLIDNWLSDGRSVYKGGERLNFTPSEQMYLVEPNAGIEFLYDPAAGAVFMDGERFEAANEPYTPLNFRSGHQEYMLFASKNGIFYLSKDKILNRPRGSGAEGRFGTFIINLAGRAVS is encoded by the coding sequence ATGAAAAAGGCGAATAATTTAAGTAAATTTGATAAAAAGGCGCTAAAGCTGCTCTTTGCGGTACTTTTCGTGCCGCTCTTCGTCTCGCTCGTTTTCATCTATGAGCTATCGGTGTATGACCGCTCGCGCGAGCTGCCCGCGGACGCGCAAAAGATCGGGGGTTACTACAATATCGGCGGCAAAATTTACCTACGCTCTTGGAATCTCGCTCCCTACGAGCTAGAGGGCGGTGCGGACGCGGCGAGCTTTCGCGCGCTTGATACCGGCAGATACTCCTACACAAACGTCGGCATGGACGCTAGTAGCGTATTTTGCGGCGCTCGCAAGATGTCGGGGCTAGATCCCGCCCGCACGCAAAAGATCGGCTCTCGCTACTACAGCGACGGGCGCGTGAGCTACTTCTGCTCGGACGTCACGCAGCGCACGGGCGGCGCGATAAGCTACATTTACAAGGTATTTTTCCACGCCTTTGGGCTCTCAAAGTGGCCGCAGGAGTATAACTATCCATACGCTAGGCTGGATACTAGCGCGCCCATCTCGCCACTGACCGAGAGTCCTTATGTCGCAACCGACGGCGAGCGGGTATTTTACGAGGGTAAAATTTTAGCGGGCGCGGACGCAAAAAATCTAAAGCAGATAAGGCGAAAAATCATATACGAAGACGGCCCCGAGCTGCCCGCGCACTTTCGCCTGATCGATAATTGGCTGAGCGACGGACGCAGCGTTTATAAGGGCGGCGAGAGGCTAAATTTCACGCCTAGCGAGCAGATGTATCTCGTGGAGCCAAACGCCGGTATAGAGTTTCTTTACGATCCCGCCGCGGGCGCGGTGTTCATGGACGGCGAGAGGTTTGAGGCTGCAAACGAGCCCTATACGCCGCTAAATTTTCGCTCCGGCCACCAAGAATACATGCTGTTTGCGAGCAAAAACGGTATATTTTATCTAAGCAAGGATAAAATTTTAAATCGTCCGCGCGGCAGCGGCGCCGAAGGTCGGTTTGGTACGTTTATTATAAATTTGGCGGGGAGGGCGGTAAGCTAA
- a CDS encoding uracil-xanthine permease family protein: MEKYEGYNLRFKDALVGVQFLFVAFGALVLVPILTGLDTSVALFTAGIGTLLFQLITRKNVPPIFLASSFAFIAPLSFGVKEWGIAATMSGVIAAGLFYVVLSLLIRLKGEGFLHKILPPVVVGPVIMTIGLILSPAAVNMVMGKGKEALYTQGQSLTIALISLSAVIVVMMFGRGMLRLVPILCGIAAGYCASLFVGIVDFTPILSAPWFALPNFTAPVFKLEAVIYMVPIAIAPAIEHIGDMLAISNVTKENFLKNPGLKSTLLGDGLATSLAGCFGGPPNTTYSEVTGAVSITKAYNPAIMTFAALAAILLAFVGKLGAALSTIPAPVIGGIMLLLFGIIASVGMETLIKNGVDLAEPRNMIIVALIFVCAIGGMVLDFGAMSFSGVGLGAIIGITLNLVLPKTKHFDGY, encoded by the coding sequence ATGGAAAAATACGAAGGCTACAATCTAAGGTTTAAAGACGCTCTGGTTGGCGTACAGTTTCTATTTGTCGCGTTTGGCGCGCTAGTACTCGTGCCGATATTAACGGGGCTTGATACGTCCGTGGCGCTGTTTACGGCGGGCATCGGCACGCTGCTGTTTCAGCTAATCACGCGCAAAAACGTCCCGCCGATCTTTCTCGCGTCCAGTTTCGCGTTCATCGCGCCGCTTAGCTTTGGCGTGAAAGAGTGGGGCATTGCCGCAACGATGAGCGGGGTGATCGCGGCGGGGCTTTTTTACGTGGTTCTGAGCCTGCTCATTAGGCTTAAAGGCGAGGGGTTTTTGCATAAAATTTTACCGCCCGTGGTCGTCGGCCCCGTGATCATGACGATCGGCCTCATCCTCTCGCCCGCGGCCGTAAATATGGTCATGGGCAAGGGCAAAGAGGCGCTCTATACGCAGGGGCAGTCGCTTACTATCGCGCTTATCTCGCTCTCGGCGGTTATCGTCGTGATGATGTTTGGCCGCGGTATGCTGCGCCTCGTGCCGATCCTGTGCGGCATCGCGGCGGGATATTGCGCGTCGCTGTTTGTCGGGATCGTGGATTTTACGCCGATTTTGTCCGCGCCGTGGTTTGCGCTGCCAAATTTCACCGCGCCGGTTTTTAAGCTCGAAGCCGTGATCTACATGGTGCCTATCGCTATCGCGCCCGCGATCGAGCACATCGGCGATATGCTTGCGATCAGCAACGTCACGAAGGAAAATTTCCTAAAAAATCCGGGGCTTAAAAGCACGCTGCTGGGCGATGGGCTCGCGACGTCGTTAGCTGGCTGCTTTGGCGGACCGCCGAACACCACTTACTCAGAGGTTACGGGTGCGGTCAGCATCACCAAGGCCTACAATCCCGCCATCATGACCTTTGCCGCGCTTGCGGCGATACTGCTAGCTTTCGTGGGCAAGCTTGGCGCCGCGCTCTCCACGATCCCCGCTCCCGTCATCGGCGGCATCATGTTGCTGCTTTTTGGTATCATCGCGAGCGTGGGCATGGAGACTCTGATCAAAAACGGCGTGGATCTGGCCGAGCCGCGCAATATGATCATCGTCGCGCTCATCTTCGTCTGCGCGATCGGCGGCATGGTGCTGGATTTTGGCGCGATGAGTTTTAGCGGCGTGGGACTTGGCGCGATTATTGGTATCACGCTAAATTTGGTGCTACCGAAGACCAAGCATTTTGACGGATACTAA
- the dxr gene encoding 1-deoxy-D-xylulose-5-phosphate reductoisomerase — protein MVVLGSTGSIGTNTLNLARKFGLSVEALSCASNYELLNEQIAEFKPKFVCIAEPKFAKLVKHKHVFAGAQGICDMLKECESERVVNSLVGFAGLAPSLTAQKLGKKLALANKESLVAGGKFLDRGAINPIDSEHFGLKFLLANKTPVARLVITASGGAFYKTPLKALKDARAADALKHPNWSMGAKITIDSATMANKLFEVLEAFWLYGVRDIEALIERTSTVHALVEFADGSTTAHLSKTDMILAIAHAILGEDGVLNLNAADVQIVPNLDLKTLKNIKFGEINLKKYPIFSLKDQALQNPDLGVAINAANEVAVYKFLRGECGFLDISRTVLAAAKRFENEKIESEGKIFEVDLEVRAWAEKLLK, from the coding sequence GTGGTAGTGCTGGGCTCGACGGGCTCGATCGGGACGAACACCCTAAATCTAGCCCGCAAATTCGGCCTTAGCGTCGAGGCGCTGAGTTGCGCGTCAAACTACGAGCTTTTAAACGAGCAAATCGCCGAATTTAAGCCCAAATTCGTCTGTATCGCCGAACCAAAATTTGCTAAATTGGTAAAACACAAACACGTTTTTGCCGGCGCGCAGGGCATCTGCGATATGCTAAAAGAGTGCGAGAGCGAGCGCGTCGTAAACTCTCTAGTGGGCTTTGCGGGGCTTGCTCCGAGCCTAACCGCGCAAAAGCTGGGCAAAAAGCTGGCGCTTGCTAATAAAGAAAGCCTCGTCGCGGGCGGCAAATTTTTAGACAGGGGCGCGATAAATCCGATAGATAGCGAGCATTTCGGGCTTAAATTCTTGCTCGCGAACAAAACCCCGGTCGCTAGGCTGGTCATCACGGCCTCGGGCGGCGCCTTTTACAAAACCCCGCTAAAAGCCCTAAAAGACGCTCGCGCCGCAGACGCGCTAAAGCATCCCAACTGGAGCATGGGCGCAAAAATCACGATCGACAGCGCAACGATGGCGAACAAGCTTTTTGAGGTGCTGGAGGCTTTTTGGCTCTACGGCGTGCGGGATATCGAGGCACTCATCGAGCGCACGTCCACGGTGCACGCGCTGGTGGAGTTTGCAGACGGCTCGACTACGGCGCACCTATCCAAAACCGATATGATTTTAGCTATCGCGCACGCGATTTTGGGCGAGGACGGAGTGCTAAATTTGAACGCCGCCGATGTGCAAATCGTGCCGAATTTGGATCTAAAAACTCTAAAAAACATAAAATTCGGCGAGATAAATTTGAAAAAATATCCTATCTTTTCGCTAAAAGATCAAGCTTTGCAAAACCCAGATCTCGGCGTTGCGATAAATGCAGCAAACGAAGTGGCCGTGTATAAATTTTTGCGCGGCGAGTGCGGATTTTTGGACATCTCGCGAACGGTTTTGGCCGCTGCAAAGAGGTTTGAAAACGAGAAGATTGAGAGCGAGGGTAAGATATTTGAAGTGGATTTAGAAGTGAGAGCGTGGGCGGAAAAGCTACTTAAATAG
- a CDS encoding phosphatidate cytidylyltransferase, with amino-acid sequence MKTRIITGVALFAAVLLIFFVDSYLLNFAILGFVLYTAFGEAQKLYGLQGGSLALIAVIFYLLTPFSNPVFIAILAVLLVVSFLAHFKSENLTPALPFLYPMTPIFLIWMLYSQYGVGYLAWLILTVVACDSGAFFVGKFCGKHAFSETSPNKTWEGVAGGIAVATVFGAGFGWVLTDSFWHSLITAFLVATFGVWGDLFESYLKRRAGVKDSGTLLPGHGGMLDRVDGYLFGVAAMLWTLSW; translated from the coding sequence ATGAAAACGCGTATAATCACCGGCGTCGCGCTATTTGCGGCGGTTTTGCTCATCTTTTTCGTCGATAGTTATCTGTTAAATTTCGCCATATTAGGCTTTGTGCTTTACACGGCCTTTGGCGAAGCGCAAAAGCTCTACGGCCTGCAAGGCGGCTCTCTTGCTCTCATAGCGGTTATTTTTTACCTACTCACGCCCTTTTCAAACCCCGTATTTATCGCTATTTTAGCGGTCTTGCTCGTGGTTAGTTTTCTCGCGCATTTTAAGAGCGAAAATCTAACGCCCGCGCTACCGTTTTTGTATCCGATGACACCGATTTTTCTCATCTGGATGCTTTATTCGCAGTACGGCGTGGGCTACTTGGCGTGGCTGATTTTAACGGTCGTGGCGTGCGATAGCGGGGCGTTTTTCGTCGGCAAATTTTGCGGCAAACACGCCTTTAGCGAGACTTCGCCGAACAAAACTTGGGAGGGTGTGGCTGGCGGTATCGCCGTGGCTACGGTCTTTGGCGCGGGCTTTGGCTGGGTGCTAACCGATAGCTTTTGGCATAGCCTCATTACGGCGTTTTTGGTTGCGACTTTCGGCGTTTGGGGCGATCTTTTCGAGAGCTACTTAAAACGCCGAGCGGGCGTCAAAGATAGTGGCACGCTACTGCCGGGCCACGGCGGGATGCTTGACCGCGTCGACGGCTATCTGTTTGGCGTCGCGGCGATGCTCTGGACGCTATCGTGGTAG
- a CDS encoding NFACT RNA binding domain-containing protein produces the protein MKYANLKQIQSFLGKFKKITAIRRSGDMAIFIEFDGELGLFFDLSKSDSAIYANPDFLNVKEYKAPFDVALKKRFWGAKILNLSVPEGNRILKLECEFQGSYKSLASSLFLEFTGRFTNAIITDEKGVIVEALRHIDNNFRVIKPGRELLELPPATIKERQTPPITDFARYFSEEFKRVNNAKLENLRTVKSAAIERKMQNLSEILSGLENEADLNAQSEILSKNAGLILSNLHALRDYEREVTLNDFERGEVRLVLDDSPKIAANAMFAKAKRLKQKAAGLVIERQNLTEKLEFLSNLQTLVNEAKSVEELEILAPKKARAAKQKEQNQNVEDFYVEGYKISIGRNEKGNVWLLKNSKKDDVWMHLKDLPSAHVIIKTAKSAPSEEILRFAAKICVNFSVKGGGTYEVDFTKRNNVKITSGANVNYINFKTILVTKHD, from the coding sequence ATGAAATACGCAAATTTAAAACAAATACAATCTTTTCTAGGCAAATTTAAAAAAATAACCGCAATCAGACGCTCGGGCGATATGGCTATATTTATAGAATTTGACGGCGAGCTCGGGCTATTTTTTGATCTTAGCAAGTCTGACTCCGCGATCTACGCAAATCCAGATTTTTTAAACGTAAAAGAGTACAAAGCGCCCTTTGACGTCGCGCTTAAAAAGAGGTTCTGGGGGGCGAAAATTTTAAATTTGAGCGTACCCGAAGGAAATAGAATTTTAAAGCTGGAGTGCGAATTTCAAGGCTCGTATAAGAGCCTTGCCTCGAGCCTGTTTTTGGAGTTTACGGGGCGATTTACCAACGCGATCATCACGGATGAAAAAGGCGTCATCGTCGAGGCTTTGCGCCATATAGATAATAATTTTCGCGTGATAAAACCGGGGCGCGAACTACTCGAGCTACCGCCTGCAACGATAAAAGAGCGCCAAACGCCGCCGATAACCGATTTTGCGCGGTATTTTAGCGAGGAATTTAAGCGCGTAAATAACGCAAAGCTAGAAAATCTGCGCACCGTAAAATCGGCCGCGATAGAGCGCAAAATGCAAAATTTAAGCGAGATTTTGTCAGGTCTTGAAAACGAAGCGGATCTAAATGCGCAAAGCGAAATTTTAAGCAAAAACGCAGGGCTGATCCTCTCAAATTTACACGCGTTAAGGGACTACGAGCGCGAGGTAACGCTAAATGATTTCGAGCGAGGCGAGGTGCGGCTAGTGCTAGATGATAGCCCAAAAATCGCCGCAAACGCGATGTTTGCCAAAGCAAAAAGGCTAAAGCAAAAGGCGGCCGGGCTGGTTATAGAGCGGCAAAATTTGACCGAAAAGCTGGAGTTTTTATCAAATTTACAAACGCTCGTAAATGAAGCAAAAAGCGTCGAAGAGCTAGAAATCCTAGCGCCTAAAAAAGCTCGCGCCGCAAAGCAAAAAGAGCAAAATCAAAATGTCGAGGATTTTTATGTCGAGGGCTATAAAATCAGCATCGGGCGCAACGAAAAAGGCAACGTCTGGCTGCTAAAAAACTCGAAAAAAGACGACGTCTGGATGCACCTAAAAGACCTGCCGTCCGCACACGTCATAATCAAAACCGCAAAAAGCGCTCCGAGCGAGGAAATTTTGAGATTTGCGGCGAAAATTTGCGTAAATTTTAGCGTCAAAGGTGGCGGGACGTACGAGGTTGATTTTACCAAACGTAACAACGTCAAAATTACGAGCGGCGCAAATGTAAACTATATTAATTTTAAGACGATATTAGTAACAAAGCATGACTAA
- a CDS encoding TonB-dependent siderophore receptor, giving the protein MNKFSLSLAASSLLLTQIFAADVALQGVEISESADDGYRAKTSEVGKTNTPILEIPQTVNVVTQQQLKDKKPETLAESLQNVSGVSYGNTTGGIFDSIIKRGFGGGRDGSIMRNGVPASVMHSFNKTVESVEVLKGPASLLYGAQEPGGIINMVTKKPKYDFSNEIWVGIGNHNYWNAGFDATGPIADSGFAYRFIFDMMQKDYWREFGEYKNVLFAPSLSYKGDDYRINLAYTHTRSTDPIDRGMYLVPSTGKLLPIDKKRRLDEPFNKLKTRLDTVDVNFEKNIGEDWLLRGAYAFSRSKHEYGHIRLMNVNLNTGVAARRNEAYEGFIHRTHAGSLNLNGYVQTGEIEHNLLFGIDAKEYYRYRPGALNSYSSGTTHRNFPINIYSPVYGTVPYPSDRASGIQYQKLRTIGFYAQDSINLTENLIYSLGVRYEYYNQVARGTTSGPNTTDQQDGKFTWQTGLLYLLTPEWSVYANYAQSFSPQMAISGDDIGDIKPEEGKSVELGTKFQNDSITASAAVFNIDKKNIMRTVNSVNTPVGEARSRGFEFDFNGRVTQGLSVGASYAYTKTQVRKDSGAFAVLVGKPLEATPKHQASLFTNYDFSHLGAKGLRIGGGARYFGSWYTYYMRTNLPAVPAGTGFKMDDAVVYDAFISYDTKIAGYETNFAFNVKNLTDKLYYTSSSTGTQANIIPIQPGYARQFMLTASVKF; this is encoded by the coding sequence ATGAACAAATTTAGCCTAAGTTTAGCGGCCTCGTCGCTGCTTTTAACTCAAATTTTCGCCGCCGACGTAGCGCTGCAAGGCGTCGAGATTAGCGAGAGCGCGGATGATGGATACCGAGCCAAAACCAGCGAAGTAGGCAAAACGAATACGCCTATTTTAGAGATCCCGCAGACGGTAAACGTCGTAACCCAGCAGCAACTAAAGGATAAAAAACCCGAAACTCTAGCCGAAAGCCTTCAAAACGTGAGCGGAGTTAGCTACGGAAACACCACGGGCGGTATCTTTGACTCGATCATTAAGCGAGGCTTTGGCGGCGGACGCGACGGCTCGATCATGCGAAACGGCGTACCGGCTAGCGTCATGCATAGCTTTAACAAAACCGTAGAAAGCGTTGAGGTGCTAAAAGGCCCAGCTAGCCTGCTCTACGGCGCGCAAGAGCCCGGCGGCATCATAAATATGGTCACTAAAAAACCAAAATACGACTTCTCAAATGAAATTTGGGTCGGTATAGGCAACCATAACTACTGGAACGCGGGCTTTGACGCCACGGGACCGATCGCTGATAGCGGCTTTGCGTATAGATTTATATTTGATATGATGCAAAAAGACTACTGGAGGGAGTTTGGCGAATATAAAAACGTCCTCTTTGCGCCCTCTCTTTCTTATAAAGGCGATGATTACCGCATAAATTTAGCCTATACGCACACGCGCTCGACCGATCCGATCGACCGCGGTATGTATCTGGTGCCAAGCACGGGCAAGCTACTTCCGATAGATAAGAAAAGACGCCTTGACGAGCCGTTTAATAAACTAAAAACCAGACTCGACACCGTGGACGTAAATTTTGAAAAAAATATCGGCGAGGACTGGCTACTGCGCGGCGCTTACGCGTTTTCCCGCTCAAAGCACGAGTACGGTCACATCAGGCTAATGAACGTAAATTTAAACACGGGCGTTGCGGCTAGACGAAACGAGGCGTATGAAGGATTTATCCACCGCACGCACGCCGGATCGTTAAATTTAAACGGTTACGTGCAAACAGGCGAGATAGAGCATAACTTGCTATTTGGTATCGATGCAAAGGAGTACTACCGCTATAGACCCGGCGCGCTAAACAGCTACAGCTCAGGCACTACGCACAGAAACTTCCCGATAAATATCTACAGTCCAGTCTACGGCACGGTCCCCTATCCGTCCGACCGAGCCTCCGGTATCCAGTATCAAAAGCTAAGAACGATCGGATTTTACGCGCAAGATAGTATAAATTTGACCGAAAATTTGATCTATTCTTTGGGCGTCAGATACGAATACTACAACCAAGTCGCGCGCGGCACGACTAGCGGACCAAACACCACCGATCAGCAAGACGGCAAATTTACGTGGCAGACGGGGCTTTTATACCTGCTAACGCCGGAGTGGTCGGTTTACGCCAACTACGCGCAAAGCTTTAGCCCGCAAATGGCGATCAGCGGCGACGACATCGGCGACATAAAGCCCGAAGAAGGCAAAAGCGTAGAACTGGGAACTAAATTTCAAAACGATAGCATAACGGCTAGCGCGGCGGTCTTTAACATCGACAAGAAAAACATCATGCGCACCGTAAATAGCGTAAATACGCCCGTGGGCGAGGCGCGCTCTAGAGGATTTGAGTTTGACTTTAACGGCCGGGTAACGCAAGGGCTAAGCGTGGGCGCTAGCTACGCATACACAAAGACCCAGGTGCGCAAGGATAGCGGCGCGTTTGCCGTGCTAGTGGGCAAACCGCTAGAAGCCACGCCTAAGCACCAAGCCAGCCTCTTTACCAACTACGACTTTAGTCACCTAGGCGCAAAAGGCCTAAGGATCGGCGGCGGGGCGAGGTACTTTGGCTCATGGTACACCTACTACATGAGGACGAATCTACCGGCCGTGCCTGCGGGAACGGGCTTTAAGATGGACGACGCGGTCGTTTACGACGCATTTATCAGCTATGACACTAAGATTGCAGGCTACGAGACGAATTTCGCCTTTAACGTCAAAAACTTGACCGACAAGCTTTATTATACGTCCTCATCGACCGGTACGCAGGCTAATATCATACCGATACAGCCGGGGTATGCGAGGCAGTTTATGCTGACTGCTAGCGTTAAATTTTAA
- the leuC gene encoding 3-isopropylmalate dehydratase large subunit: MQNKKQTITEKIFSEHVGREVFAGEIIESDIDMVIGNDITTPISIKQFERSGATKLANPDGFSVVMDHYIPAKDILSANQAKISRDFAYKHDLKNYFDEKDMGIEHALLPEKGLVVPGDVIIGADSHTCTHGALGAFATGMGSTDLAYAMITGKNWFKVPPTIKVIFRGKLDRHVYGKDLILEIIRRIGVDGALYKALEFTGETIENLDMDGRFSMCNMAIEAGGKSGIIAVDETTKEFLKGKNLRAEPKLHYSDEGANYEQILEIDVSKLDPVIAYPFLPSNGKSVREAVRDDIAIDQAFIGSCTNGRLSDLRIAAEILKGRKVARKTRLIITPATQKIALQAQKEGLMDIFAEAGAVVSNPTCGACLGGYMGILGVGERCVSTTNRNFVGRMGDRTSEVYLANSAVAAASAVMGKIADPRDL, translated from the coding sequence ATGCAAAACAAAAAGCAAACCATCACCGAAAAGATTTTCAGCGAGCACGTAGGTCGCGAGGTTTTCGCGGGCGAGATCATCGAAAGCGACATCGACATGGTCATCGGCAACGACATCACGACTCCGATCTCCATCAAGCAGTTTGAGCGAAGCGGCGCGACGAAGCTTGCTAATCCGGACGGCTTTAGCGTCGTGATGGACCACTACATCCCGGCAAAAGACATCCTAAGCGCCAACCAAGCTAAAATCAGCCGCGATTTTGCGTATAAGCACGATTTGAAAAATTATTTCGACGAGAAGGATATGGGCATCGAGCACGCGCTTTTGCCGGAAAAAGGCCTCGTAGTGCCGGGCGACGTCATCATCGGCGCCGATAGCCACACCTGTACGCACGGCGCGCTGGGAGCCTTTGCTACGGGTATGGGCAGCACCGATCTAGCCTACGCGATGATAACGGGTAAAAACTGGTTTAAGGTGCCGCCGACTATCAAAGTGATCTTTCGCGGCAAGTTAGACCGCCACGTCTACGGCAAGGACCTCATCCTAGAGATCATCCGCCGCATCGGCGTGGACGGCGCGCTGTATAAGGCGCTGGAGTTTACGGGCGAGACGATAGAGAACCTCGATATGGACGGGCGCTTTAGCATGTGTAACATGGCGATCGAAGCAGGCGGCAAAAGCGGTATCATCGCGGTCGATGAAACCACGAAAGAGTTTTTAAAAGGTAAAAATTTACGCGCCGAACCGAAGCTGCACTACTCCGACGAGGGCGCGAACTACGAGCAAATTTTAGAGATCGACGTTAGCAAGCTCGACCCCGTGATCGCCTATCCTTTTCTACCTAGCAACGGCAAGAGCGTGCGCGAGGCCGTGAGAGACGACATCGCCATTGATCAGGCCTTTATCGGCAGCTGCACGAACGGCCGCCTAAGCGACCTGCGCATCGCGGCTGAAATCCTAAAAGGCCGCAAAGTAGCGCGTAAAACTCGCCTCATCATCACGCCTGCGACGCAAAAAATCGCCCTGCAAGCGCAAAAAGAGGGGCTGATGGATATATTTGCCGAGGCCGGCGCAGTCGTGAGCAACCCGACCTGCGGCGCGTGCCTGGGCGGATATATGGGGATTTTGGGCGTTGGGGAACGCTGCGTAAGCACGACAAATAGAAACTTCGTCGGCCGCATGGGAGATCGCACAAGCGAGGTGTATCTGGCAAACTCGGCAGTGGCGGCGGCTAGTGCGGTAATGGGCAAGATCGCCGATCCTCGCGATCTTTAA
- a CDS encoding SemiSWEET family transporter, with translation MSEKNLQILGWIGTCLSVIMYISYIPQIMGNLEGNKTPFIQPLAAAINCTIWTSYGLLKAKRDYPLAAANLPGIIFGLLATITAF, from the coding sequence ATGAGCGAGAAAAACTTGCAAATTTTAGGCTGGATAGGTACGTGCCTGTCGGTTATCATGTATATTTCTTATATCCCGCAGATAATGGGCAACCTTGAGGGCAACAAAACGCCTTTTATCCAGCCTCTAGCCGCAGCGATAAACTGTACGATCTGGACTAGCTACGGTCTGCTAAAAGCCAAAAGAGACTATCCGCTAGCGGCTGCGAATTTGCCCGGCATCATCTTTGGTCTTTTGGCGACGATAACGGCGTTTTAA
- a CDS encoding AMIN domain-containing protein, which yields MKIGKIWLLALACGLALGRENPFAPSGDVNASMASSNVVENLPPFEKQNFKFPADARNFISVTLKYKSLDGSIKEKTVDINKSISWQDEFLLSKIAVPVVVEKPDVSVTKEEPKAATIDVAPKPTERNMTTQEPLKDVVIKPLEKPQPQKQIVYKQTKFEIYPMQIKILTTDEKLKDYSISKGTKVVIDFASQTDVNTRKDELDCGAFKTALFGSHGKFYRVVFDLDGSYKHEIEKTQDGYLLKLSR from the coding sequence ATGAAAATCGGTAAAATTTGGCTTTTGGCGCTAGCCTGCGGGCTAGCTTTGGGCAGAGAAAATCCTTTTGCGCCCTCGGGCGATGTAAACGCGAGCATGGCTAGCAGCAACGTCGTGGAAAATTTGCCGCCTTTTGAGAAGCAAAATTTCAAATTTCCCGCCGACGCTAGAAACTTTATCTCCGTCACGCTAAAATACAAAAGCCTCGACGGCAGTATCAAGGAAAAAACCGTCGATATAAACAAAAGCATCTCGTGGCAGGACGAGTTTTTGCTAAGCAAGATCGCAGTGCCCGTCGTTGTAGAAAAGCCCGACGTCTCGGTCACTAAAGAGGAGCCAAAAGCGGCCACGATAGACGTCGCGCCAAAGCCTACCGAGCGCAACATGACAACGCAAGAGCCTCTAAAAGACGTCGTCATAAAACCGCTTGAAAAGCCGCAACCGCAAAAGCAGATCGTCTATAAGCAGACGAAATTTGAGATCTATCCGATGCAGATAAAAATCCTCACGACCGACGAGAAGCTAAAGGACTACTCTATCAGCAAAGGCACCAAGGTCGTGATCGACTTCGCCTCGCAAACGGACGTAAATACCAGAAAAGACGAGCTTGACTGCGGCGCGTTTAAAACGGCGCTTTTTGGCTCGCACGGCAAATTTTACCGCGTAGTTTTTGATCTGGACGGCAGCTATAAGCACGAGATCGAAAAGACTCAGGACGGATATCTACTAAAGCTTTCTAGATAA
- a CDS encoding FtsB family cell division protein, with the protein MSEVLDEYVEKKPFDFRLFLRFTLIAFCVICFGIYVGNIIFGKRSLDVMLSLQEQKTQLERDVETLKKQNAQLQKAYFELKELEPSSGG; encoded by the coding sequence TTGAGCGAAGTCCTAGACGAATACGTCGAGAAAAAGCCGTTTGATTTCAGGCTTTTTCTCAGATTTACGCTTATAGCGTTTTGCGTGATATGTTTTGGTATCTACGTGGGCAACATAATCTTTGGCAAGCGCTCGCTAGACGTGATGCTAAGCCTGCAAGAGCAAAAAACGCAACTAGAACGCGACGTCGAAACGCTAAAAAAACAAAACGCCCAGCTGCAAAAGGCGTATTTCGAGCTAAAAGAGCTTGAGCCAAGTAGCGGCGGCTGA